A genome region from Hymenobacter chitinivorans DSM 11115 includes the following:
- a CDS encoding porin family protein has product MKKTILLLALLAGAASAAQAQRTEAKPANTIGLTAAYARTNLAGGNSLPYSSTSHSAYQAGLTADVYVSPVVSFHPEVLYTMRYFDATDEALNRDLTYLDVPLLVRYHAAGLFFEAGPQVSLPLTAKNEEGNDVKPEVNKAGLDYVVGLGYQLHHGPSLGIRYDGGITSVFKKEVSTLGTDKLKSHTFLLVLGYAFGGK; this is encoded by the coding sequence ATGAAAAAGACCATTCTCCTCCTGGCGCTCCTGGCAGGGGCGGCCAGCGCCGCGCAGGCCCAACGCACGGAAGCCAAACCCGCCAACACCATCGGCCTGACGGCGGCCTACGCCCGTACCAACCTGGCCGGCGGCAACTCCCTGCCCTACAGCTCCACCAGCCACTCGGCCTACCAGGCCGGCCTTACCGCCGATGTGTACGTGTCGCCGGTTGTGTCCTTCCACCCCGAGGTGCTCTACACCATGCGCTATTTCGACGCCACGGATGAGGCCCTAAACCGCGACCTGACGTACCTGGACGTGCCCCTGCTGGTGCGCTACCACGCCGCCGGTTTGTTCTTTGAAGCTGGCCCGCAGGTGAGCCTGCCCCTGACGGCGAAAAACGAGGAAGGCAATGACGTGAAGCCGGAAGTCAACAAAGCCGGGCTCGACTACGTGGTGGGCCTGGGCTACCAGCTGCACCACGGCCCCTCGCTGGGCATCCGCTACGACGGCGGCATCACCAGCGTCTTCAAAAAGGAAGTTTCTACCCTGGGTACCGACAAGCTCAAGTCGCACACCTTTTTGCTAGTGCTGGGCTACGCTTTTGGGGGAAAGTAG
- a CDS encoding porin family protein, with amino-acid sequence MKKAFLIAFSLLLMASTSQAQLLRVGLKFGGNVSNAVGYDARKSNWRAGGHGGVMVQLRPTFLPKWSVQTEALYTMKGDNSVTYGPSLMARLDYLDVPVLLQYHWDDIFFEAGPQFSKLLSSTANPSVVTPPDFNPMSYGFAVGFGFQDKSGVQIGWRYNADLTNVTQSTEVAGEPVQTRLRNSVMELYLGYNVGTGQLGSALADAGTGIGRGAKFLVTAPFRLFRKKNRPTPTETPAAAPAAPATAPAPAVPKPE; translated from the coding sequence ATGAAAAAAGCTTTTCTGATTGCCTTTTCCCTCCTGCTGATGGCCAGCACCAGCCAGGCCCAGCTGCTGCGCGTTGGGCTCAAATTCGGGGGCAACGTCTCGAATGCCGTGGGCTACGATGCCCGCAAAAGCAACTGGCGGGCGGGTGGCCACGGGGGCGTGATGGTCCAGCTGCGGCCCACCTTTTTGCCGAAGTGGAGTGTGCAGACCGAAGCTCTGTATACCATGAAGGGCGACAATTCCGTGACTTATGGTCCCAGCCTGATGGCGCGCCTGGATTACCTCGACGTGCCCGTGCTGCTGCAATACCACTGGGATGATATCTTCTTTGAGGCCGGCCCCCAATTCAGCAAGCTACTGTCGAGTACCGCTAACCCGAGCGTCGTCACTCCGCCCGACTTCAACCCAATGTCATATGGATTTGCCGTGGGCTTCGGCTTCCAGGATAAATCGGGCGTCCAGATTGGCTGGCGGTATAACGCGGACCTTACGAACGTAACCCAAAGTACGGAAGTAGCCGGTGAACCAGTGCAGACGCGCCTGCGCAACAGCGTGATGGAGCTCTATCTGGGCTACAACGTGGGTACGGGCCAGCTCGGCAGCGCCCTGGCCGACGCGGGCACCGGTATCGGGCGCGGGGCCAAATTTCTGGTTACGGCCCCATTCCGTCTGTTCCGCAAAAAGAACCGCCCCACCCCCACCGAAACCCCGGCCGCGGCTCCGGCCGCACCGGCTACTGCGCCCGCCCCGGCAGTACCCAAACCCGAATAG
- a CDS encoding porin family protein, whose product MKKAVIALASLLSVATISASRAQGVRLGLRAGANYSNLAGDVQNESTYNNKIGFLGGVMLNADLSGDGFLSVQPEILFSQKGFENKPTEYKFLAATQKREGKVNYNYLDVPVFFKINAGGLILEAGPQYSYLLSVKDETTVTNSLAGSTSTSTTHDQKDLSKLNRNELGYAVGVGYQAENGVSLNLRYTGGFSDFVKSDDGSYFNGDLSKARNSAFQLSLGYLLPNK is encoded by the coding sequence ATGAAAAAGGCCGTAATTGCTTTAGCCTCCCTGCTATCGGTCGCCACGATTAGCGCTTCCCGTGCCCAGGGCGTCCGCCTGGGTTTGCGGGCCGGTGCCAATTACTCCAACCTGGCTGGTGACGTGCAGAACGAAAGCACCTACAACAACAAAATCGGCTTTCTGGGCGGCGTAATGCTCAACGCCGACCTGAGCGGTGACGGCTTTCTGTCGGTGCAGCCCGAAATTCTGTTTTCGCAAAAAGGCTTCGAAAATAAGCCTACCGAGTACAAATTCCTGGCCGCTACGCAAAAGCGCGAGGGCAAGGTCAACTATAACTACCTAGACGTACCGGTGTTCTTTAAGATCAACGCCGGGGGTCTGATTCTGGAAGCTGGTCCGCAGTACTCCTACCTGCTCAGCGTGAAAGATGAAACGACCGTAACCAATAGCCTGGCCGGAAGCACCAGCACTTCCACTACCCACGACCAGAAAGACCTGAGCAAGCTCAACCGCAACGAGCTGGGCTACGCCGTGGGGGTGGGCTACCAGGCCGAGAACGGAGTGAGCCTGAACCTGCGCTACACCGGCGGCTTCAGCGACTTCGTAAAAAGTGACGATGGCTCGTACTTCAACGGCGACCTGAGCAAGGCCCGCAACTCGGCCTTCCAGCTTTCCTTAGGCTATCTGCTCCCGAACAAGTAA
- a CDS encoding porin family protein, whose translation MKKSSSILLSLLLAAGLTTTTQAQVRVGIKGGVSFSNFTNQSVIDNGGLDDQYLVNANGGVMLNAPLSSDGFFSVQPELLYSGKGNKLENNPVNFNLRLHYLDLPILAKINANGLILEAGPQASYLAAVRDERNTGNLTTVSTSLDGYNRLTLGYVVGVGYELESGLGIGLRYTGDVSKTLEESATQVRSQKRNSVFQLQIGYLFSLD comes from the coding sequence ATGAAAAAGTCATCTTCCATTCTATTGTCCCTACTGCTGGCCGCCGGCCTCACCACTACTACGCAGGCTCAGGTGCGGGTCGGCATCAAGGGAGGCGTGAGCTTTTCCAATTTTACGAACCAGTCGGTTATAGACAACGGGGGCCTCGATGATCAGTACCTCGTCAATGCCAACGGCGGCGTAATGCTCAATGCGCCCCTGAGCTCCGACGGTTTCTTCTCCGTTCAACCCGAGCTGCTGTACTCCGGCAAAGGCAACAAGCTGGAAAACAACCCCGTGAACTTCAACCTGCGCCTGCACTACCTCGATTTGCCCATTTTGGCCAAAATCAACGCCAATGGGCTTATTCTGGAGGCGGGGCCGCAGGCAAGCTATTTGGCCGCCGTGCGCGACGAGCGTAACACCGGCAACCTGACTACGGTCAGCACCAGCCTGGACGGCTACAACCGGCTGACGCTGGGTTACGTGGTGGGCGTGGGCTACGAGCTGGAGAGCGGCCTGGGAATCGGCTTGCGTTACACCGGCGACGTGTCCAAGACGTTGGAAGAATCGGCTACGCAAGTGCGCAGCCAGAAGCGTAACTCCGTGTTTCAGTTGCAGATAGGCTACCTCTTCAGCCTGGACTAA